Genomic DNA from Melopsittacus undulatus isolate bMelUnd1 chromosome 2, bMelUnd1.mat.Z, whole genome shotgun sequence:
GTGTCCTCCCTTCTCTCAGGGCACAGGTTCCATCCAGAGCTATTCCTTCACCAGGGAAGTTTCAGTGCCTCCTGCTCACTCTTGACCTCAGCACCCTGGGGAATGTGGCTTCAGTCAGCAGCCTCCTCGTGTATCAATGCTTGTCCTTTACCACCAGAAACCAAACACAGAGCTGGTTATTTTTAACCCTCCCCTCTAGGTATTAATAGCTCATGTGTGTGCTGAGCACTTGCACACTACTTGCAtccagctgcagggatgcagtgataggacaaggggtgatgggttcagactgaaacaggggaagttcaggttggagataaggcagaagctgttccctgggagggtgctgaggcactggcacagggtgcccagagaagctgtggctgccccatccctggcagtgctcaaggccaggttggacacaggggcttggagcagctgctccagtggaaggggtccctgcccatggcaggggttggagctggatgggatttaacctcccttcatcccaacccattctatgattaatcCCAGAGTACAGAATAAATTGTGTGGAGCTGAGAAGTTCTGTACTGAAAACTTCCTGCAAGGAGAATACAGAAGATCCTGGTCTCTGGGATCTCCTGACTGCCAGCAAAAGAAATGATCTTTTGGTCTTTAttaagaaatgctgcttttccttaccctgtggggcaggtgtTGTAGGGACCCACAGGACAGTCAAGCTGAACTGAACTGCCCCATAGCTTCACAGTCCCAACAGTCACTTTATCACCAGACTTCTGATAACATTGCTGTAGCTGATCATCAGCCTGTGTGTCTCATCCTTGAGCCAGACTGACCACAAGTGTCTTTCCTGCTCACCTGGATGGGaacaggggaaggaaagggcaaaaaaagagcaggaaaagggaagacCCAGACCTGTACTGATGAAAACTGCAGTGCAAAGGAGGCCTGGGCCGGGCTTACTCCTGAGTGTAAAATGGGATGTAAAAAGGGTCCGGTGTAGCCCTGAATCCACTCTTCCTGCTCGGGGCTCCTCAGTAAATAACCTGGCAGCTTCCAATGCCCATTTGGGAGCAGCACACACCAGGGAAGGGGGATGATGCTTTGAAAGCCAAAGTCACCTGAGCACTGCATTTCCATGGTGTGCTTAAAACCAAGCTTGCAAAATGACTTGTGTGGGttaggcaggagcaggagctgtgcccAGAGCCACTCGGTGAGTGCaaaacctgcagcagcagttgtcAGAGCAGCTTTAGGGAAGAGGGAGACGGTCAAAGGCAGGTTCAGTGGGAGCATCCCTCGGAGGAGAGCCGGGAGGGAGCAGTGCTCCCTCTGCTGCCGCAGGGATGCATCCCGCTGTGCCATCACGCTTTTCATTGCGCTTACTTTGGTTTACCTCTTTACCTGTGAGATGGACAGACTTCCATTGCAGTGGGATGACAGGAAACACAGGATAAAGGCCGTGGAGGGCTTAAAGCAACCGGcagttctgcagagcagagctgctccagccctcgcagcagctccatggtctcattccaacagctccatgtccctcttgtgctgctgccccagagctggatccgGGCTCCAGGGGGTCTCCCCAGACACACAGTACATCACCAGCTGCCAGAGGCACCTCATGCTGGTGGCTAAACAGGCACTGATACCCCCAGCATCACTCAGTGATACCATCCTTATCAGTCCTGTTTCCCCTTGCCCAGTTCTTATCATAATGCCCAGCATCCAAGCAATCCCAGGACCAGCCTTCTGTGATTCCCGTTGCTCCAACAATCCTATCTTCGATTCACTAAACCAAAGCCACCCTGAACTTTCCATACACACAACTTTCAATGTCCTTTCCCAAGTACAGTCCCACTGCTCCAGACATCATCTCACCCATGATTCCTTGCTTTGTGCCAAGGAAAACCACCTTAAACAGACCAGCCTCCCATGAgccctcttcttttctttctacctGCATTGCTCAAACCCCAAATGCCATCAGCTGTGATTTGCACGGGTGGGTTCAGGGATTCAGACAAGCCCAGCACTTCCCcagctcttccttcctcttccttgctGTAACTACAGGAACATTACCCAGGAATCATCTGCTCCAGGGGCTGCAATACAAGGAGTAAAACCAGAGCCCCATAGGCTTTGACAAGGAATCTCTGAGCTCTGGGATGAACACTGACTTAGTTGTGGATTCTATCCTCTGGCAGCTGAAGCCAAACCCATCTCAGAAGGCTCCCAAATCTGTTCTTTCCCCCATATCCCCGTTTCTGTACCCCTTTGAGCATCCCTATCAGCCCAGGGCAAGTCCATGCTGCAGATCAGCTTGTCAAGCTGACCCAGAGACATGGGCCCATGGGGACACCCAACCAGCCTGAAGCCATGGGTCCCATGGGCACCCCAGGGGTGCCAGGGTGCCCCAATGAAGGAGCAGGAGCCCATGGCACAGCTGCCACAAGGTGGCACTGGCATCATCTCACCCAGCCTGGTGACATCCAGCCTGAGGCCCCACGATGGGggcacccagagcatcccccagccctgctgcaggagtcTGGTGGGAGTTTAACTGTGGCCATGGACAGGAGGAGCTGCGATGGGTCAGCAATGGGGTGGATAATGGtcactgcaggagctgtgtcCTGTGAGGGATTTTCCTCTTTAGGTTCTTCTGGATtagggaaaagcagcattttcttcttaatatctatGATTTATCACCCAGTTACAGGGCTGTCCCACAGGTCACAGCACCAGAAGCTTGTTGTCACCAGATCTATCTGATGTGGGTCGGTAACCATCAGGAGAAGCACAAAACCCACATCACCAGGGGGGGTTGGGTACCACActcccccatcccatcacaGGGACCCCATCTGCAGCTCATCCCACCGCAGCAGCTGCAGTCAGAGGAGACTCAACACCACAGAGGTGGGGAACACCGATGCATGGTGTGTGCTCACACCACACGGGTGCTGCCACCTTGGCCTGGCCCCGTTCCCCTGCTTTATTTGCAGAtaaatggtttattttcctttcccagccctgcagctgcagggcaaACACAAGGAAGCCTCCTGAGATACCTCCCACTTGGGCCGGGTGCCTGGGGAAGCGCTGGTGTTTGTCCCTGTGCCCCCTCCTTTGGCACCTCATGCCTGTTGAGAAACCACAACGGGCTCAGCCCCATATTGGGCACCCCCGAACCCCTCTGATTCTGGGGTTGGGCCCGAGGTAAGGCCCATAGGAAACCAGGAACTGGTCACTGAGCTCCTCCGGTGCCAAGGCTGCAGCCGTGCCCCATGGCGCTCGCTCACACCCAGTGTTGTGCTGTGCATCGGGGTCTGGTGTCACTGGGCTGGGGCATCACAGCCGGGTTTAACCTTTGAGTGCAGGCGGAAAGGGCCCCGTGGGCCAGATAATCAACTGCAATTAAAGACATTCATTATGTCATTATTACAGGGCAAGACAAGCGAGGGACTGGGTCACCGCTGCTCTTCTCAAGGATGGGGACATGTCTTGGACCCACTCCATGGGTCAATCCCGAACCTGGGCAGCTTCATAGCGGAGCCAAATCCAAGGAGCCAAAGCAGGACCCGAGAACATCCCCTTCCTGTCCACCTCTGTGCCCTCAGCCCGTGGAAAACACATTTGGGACCTGCGGTACAAAAGGCCAAAGCTACAGCCGacagcaggaaggaagcaggaaaaactCAGGCATCACCGTCCGGAGCCTGGAGAGACCTTTGGGGACATGTGGAGCCGGATGCATCCAGCCAGGCTCGGGCCATGCTCACAGTGTGTGCCCATGGAGGGAGTGATGCTCCCTGGATGGCAGCAGGGAAGAAGTCTCATGTCCTAGGATAGGGACTGGGATGCTGCGTGGGGATTTGCCCCATCTCCGGGGCTGTGATGCCACCAAGGGGTTGCCCTCGAAGCCACCTCAGCATGGATGGGTGCACCATGGATTGCCCCCAACACTGACTGTGCTCAGAGAAGAAGCAAACGTGACCCCACAGGAGACATCCACCTCCTTTAATTCCCCACCAGAAACGCAGGGTTCAACTATTACAGGGTTTTAGCACCAAGACAACCACTGGCCCGAGTCAGGAAGCTGCTGGGAGCCCACGGAGCCCAACACCAGCAGACGTGAGCAGGGAGATGGTGAGTTCATCTCCTTGGAGACCCCTGCCACCCTTGGGAGGCCATGGTGGGCAaggagctgcttctgctcctgccACCCCCTGGGGCTGAGCCAAGGTGGGTCTGCAGGAGCAGGACCTCCCCATGGGTCCTAAGCACCTCCATGGGGACATTGGGCAGGTTTCCCAACCGCTCCCACAaggagcaggatgctcagcaGCGACGTGACCCCAAATCCCCCAGCTCCAGGGGGGAGAAGGTGCCACGGATGGGCTCAGATCATGGAGACCCTGTTCTTGATGTAGACGTGGTAGGGGTCGCTGCGCTTCTCCACCTTGCGGGAGCGGGTGTAGCCCAGGATGAGGCTGCCCACGGTGACAGCGAAGAGGGTCATGACGAAGAGGATGTAGAGGAAGGCGTTGTCATCGCGGCCAGGccggatgctgctgctgctgtgtgtgacAGCGGCACTGGCAGCATGGTCAGAGGTGCACAGAGGGATCCTGTGGAGGGTCTGGTTCAAGGcatccagcactgcctgcaggcTCCGGTGCCAGGTCTCTGTCTGGTTGTGCtcctccatggcctcctctgcgCTGTGGGAGGGAAGGATCAGCTTGGGATGATGCTGGGGTGTCCCACGGGACCCAACCATGGCCCCAAAATGGTCCTTGAGTCACAAAATCCCAGAGGATTGGGTTGGAGGCatcttaaaactcatccagctccaagccctgccacgggcagggaccccttccactggagcagctgctccaagcccctgtgtccaacctggccttgagcactgccagggatggggcagccacagcttctctgggcaccctgtgccagtgcctcagcaccctcccagggaacagcttctgccttatctccaacctgaacttcccctgtttcagtctgaacccatcacccctgtcctgtccccacagcccctgatgaagagcccctctccacaCCCTCAAAGCATCTCCTCTGCCTCACGGCAAGGGTAGGAGTGGGGCACCCAAACCCTTTGTGTTCATGGCAGCCCCCTTCCATAGAGGGGATGAAGCCCCTGGAGCTTCAGGGcttcccccatctcccccctGGGGCTGAGGAGAGTGGACACAGATGTCCCAGGGGCCAGGATGGTTGGGTTCACAGCCTGCTTTCCCTAGAGCCATGCACTGATGTCCTGCACCCAGGTGCCAGATCTTCCTGGTGCCCCATTGTCAGTAGCAGCTCCAGGATGGATCCTGCCATGCATCCACCCCACTCCAGGCTAAGTAACCTAGGGCAAGGAGCTGCAATGGCACTGGCAGGGGGCCCAGCACCCCATGCATCCCTCTGGATCCATCCCAAGGGGTCGCTGACCAAAACCCACCCCAGGATTTCCCTCCCCATGCATCACAgcaccccccaaaccccacagacaCACGGTGCCCCTCTGCCAGCCCACCCCGGACCCCCACATGCCCTGTGCACCCTTAAGCACCTTCACACCTTGCTGGGGCTTTAGAGCAGGCACAGAtgggacacagggacatggtCCCCCATATGTGCCCCCCTTTGGGACACGGAAGTCACTGCGGGGTGGCCACCCCCTGCTCCGGAGCACCCcatgcaggcagcaccagcagctctaCCCCATGCGCACCCTTCCCATGAAAGGGTGACCCCAAACCCGTGCTGCACCTCCGCGGATGAGACCCCagcagtgaggaggaggaaggggctgAGCAGCCACGAGGCCACGGGGAAGGGCTCGGGGCCACGTTTGAAGCAGGAGACGGCTGAATTAGGGGCTTTAGGGCAGATAAAGGGGGTAAAGGACCATGGATGGGAGGGGGGGGCTCGCACTCACCGGAGCCTCCTCCGCCTGCGCTGCTGCCCCCGGCACTGGGGCATCGCGGCGGCCGCGGCCCGGGCGGGGAGCTCCGCGCTGCCTCCTCCCCTTCCCGGGGCAGAGCCACCTGCCCGGGGCCGGGAGAGCCGCAGCCGCCGCTTCCCCCCGCCCCACGGCCGCTCCTCCTCCGGCCTGGCTCCATTGCCGGCTCCATGCAACGGGAATTGCCCCTCTGCTACTCCCCAGCTGCACACCCGAACCCTCTGGAGGCTGCGGGCCCCCATCTGTGGCTCctggggttagggttagaattGCCCCTCCGCTACCCCCCAGCTGCACACCCGAACCCTCTGGAGGCTGCGGGCACCCACGGGTGGCTCctggggttagggttagaattGCCCCTCTGCTACCTCCCATCTGCCCACCCGAACCCTCTGGAGGCTTcgggcacccatgggtggctCCTGGGGATCCCTCagtgtgtgcagcagcacaggaaccCCAAAGCTTGTGGGGCAGAAAGGACCCAGAACAGGTGAGAAAGGGGCTGCAGGTGGGGTCAGGTCTGGTTCtgagcagggtgctgggactTTGCCGTTTTCCCTCCCTCCCGTCTCGGACACATGCAGAGACTTGGGATGGGTCATGGTTGTGCCATATACCAGCagggagaaggctctggggagccCAGACCCTCCTGCCCATGCACCGGGAGAGCTGTGAGCATCCCCAAGGggcagcaggcagctctggaaAGCTCCATCCCATGTTGGCTTCTTACCCCTTCAAAAACCCACTGATTAAACCAGTTTCTGTGTCTATTGATAGGTTTGCATTGATGGGCAGGACCTCGGTGCCATCACAGCCCTGGGATGCTGCATCCCATCACCATGAGCCCACATGGATGCTGTGGTTGGAGAAGTGATTTCGGAGGTGACAATACCATGGACCCAGCAGGAGCCAGTCCCCATCGCCCAGGCTCAATTCCATGCTGTGTGGTTGGTCCCACAGGATCTGTGATGgccacagctcctctccctgggtatcccaaccccttcccctcctcttcctgcttccccACCACATCAGCATCACTCCAGTGGTTTTTAATCACCATTCACAGCCTCTTATCAGCGATTGTTCTTCAAGGCACCTAAAAGGGCTATAggagagctggagaggggcttgggacaagggcctggagggccaggccaaggggaatggcttgaacctgcccaagagaggggagactgagctgagctctgaggcagaagctgttccctgggagggtgctgaggcgctggcacagggtgcccagagaagctgtggctgccccatccctggcagtgttcaaggccaggttggacacaggggcttggagcagctgctctatggaaggggtccctgcccatggcaggggttgggaatggaggagctttaaggtcccttcctcccaacccattccatgattctgtgattttccagCCACCCAACACCACAGCGAGGACCTTTCTTTGCCATGTGAGGGTTTCTCTGGGTGCAGAGCAAGGCTGTTATTCACTAAGtcctgaggaaaagaaatgagcaaaagatCAGAAACGAAGTTCCCAGAAAGTCTCTTTATAGAAAATCTGCCTCTTTCCGCAGTGGCGAGGGAAGGATGCTCAACCCCTTTCTTCTCATCCATAGGGGGTGTGAGCGTTCACCTAAATCTGGGATATTTAGGAGAAAAGAGGCAGAGATAAACCCACAAAAGCACCTAtagatatggtttagtgtgaggtgtccctgcccacggcagggggattggagctggatgatcctgaggtcctttccaatcctaactattctatgatgatttGAGCATCTCCCCAGGGTGCAGCAGGGATGTGGTACCCATGGAGCTCTCAATCCATGGACGTTTGGATGTTCAAGCAACAGCCTGATCCTCTCCGCACCACCGCAGGCAAAGGCACTTTGCAGTAACACCCCAAGTGGCTCCATCACCATTGCTTCATGCCAGGACACACAGGTTCACCACAGCTCCCACTGCAGCTCTCTTTAGTCCCCAGGCTCCTCCGAAAAGACCAAGGTGCAGTCAAAGACCTCTCTGAAGCAGTCAAGGAAGGGCTCAAGGACGTGCTCCACAGGGATGTGCCGGCCCAGCTCCTGGCTCAGTGAGGTGACCCCTTTCCCCTCCAGCCCGCAGGGCACGATGTGCTCGAACCAGCTGAGGTCGGTGCAGCAGTTCAGTGCCAGCCCGTGCGATGTGATGTGGCTGCCGCAGTGCACCCCTGCCCGGACCGAAGCACCCCCCCATCAGCACCCACTGCAGGGGCACACCATGaagggggctgtggggagcagggagagggacaTGGGAATGGAAGGGGGGGGACCAGGCTGCAGGCACCCAGCCCTGGGATGCAGGGTGCTGGGCCCTGCTTTGGGGTGCCTCTGGTtgggctgccccccccccagtgcaTACCCCTCAGTGCCTGCTtcccccatagcacacccccAGTGTACCTCccacccaaaacaccccccccatccccaatACATACCCTCGGGAGCACCCCCCAGCACACCCCCTCTGGTATAACCCCCTTTCCCCTCTACACTCACCCCCATACACCCCTCCCCAGTGCATCACCCTTGCTATAACCCCCCCTTTTCCTGCAGACCCCCCCTGCtgctcacccccccccccatacccctcTCCCCAGTACTCCACCCCCGGTGcacaccccccaccccaaagTGCACCCTCCCCAGTGCACCCCCCTCCGGTACAGCCTCTTCCCAGTGCACAGACCCCCAGTGCATTCCCCCCCGG
This window encodes:
- the KCNE3 gene encoding potassium voltage-gated channel subfamily E member 3: MPQCRGQQRRRRRLRAEEAMEEHNQTETWHRSLQAVLDALNQTLHRIPLCTSDHAASAAVTHSSSSIRPGRDDNAFLYILFVMTLFAVTVGSLILGYTRSRKVEKRSDPYHVYIKNRVSMI